A genomic window from Quercus lobata isolate SW786 chromosome 10, ValleyOak3.0 Primary Assembly, whole genome shotgun sequence includes:
- the LOC115963164 gene encoding uncharacterized protein LOC115963164, whose product MAMAAATADVLVLRLEEKHEEPQEKKQKMTDEEKQEEDDVPYREKVGLPLDDELQEKKQKKTDEEKQAVPYLSDDDDDDEDYFPGELPDMTRAELALYHQQVEESGGFDVDDFSHSFACGRIEKMGFRGVIDDADKKELGEYSMEAIHKYNTDEKKNFKFKEVVKANVQCVAGLMYYITFKAEDASTATIETFQAKVWRGIGFVEVISIRVKPISISKQGNEDLAICCSRSS is encoded by the exons ATGGCTATGGCGGCTGCTACTGCTGATGTCCTTGTCCTGAGGTTGGAAGAAAAGCACGAGGAACCACAAGAGAAGAAGCAGAAGATGACAGATGAAGAAAAACAAGAGGAAGATGACGTCCCCTATCGCGAGAAAGTTGGCTTACCTTTGGATGACGAACTTCAagagaagaagcagaagaagacaGATGAAGAAAAACAAGCCGTCCCATATCTTAGTGACGATGACGATGACGATGAAGATTATTTTCCTGGTGAGCTCCCTGATATGACCCGTGCAGAATTGGCTTTGTATCATCAACAGGTTGAAGAGAGCGGG GGCTTTGATGTTGACGACTTCTCCCACTCTTTCGCATGCGGTAGAATTGAGAAGATGGGATTCAGGGGGGTCATTGATGATGCTGATAAGAAAGAACTAGGTGAATATTCTATGGAAGCAATCCACAAGTACAACACTGATGAG AAGAAGAACTTTAAGTTCAAGGAGGTGGTGAAGGCAAATGTTCAGTGCGTTGCCGGCCTCATGTATTATATTACCTTCAAGGCTGAGGATGCTTCTACTGCTACTATTGAAACCTTTCAAGCTAAAGTGTGGAGGGGAATTGGATTTGTAGAGGTCATATCTATTAGAGTAAAGCCCATCTCTATCTCTAAGCAag GAAATGAAGACTTGGCAATATGCTGTTCGCGAAGTTCATGA